CACAGCAGTGCAAGGACACTTCTGTCTCTTTTCTCTGTTTGACTGCCTCCATGATATTTGTATGGAAATACTTTGCATGACTACCTAATTATAATCATTGTATACGAGCTCTAATGACTGTAAACAGTGGTTGACTGTGCTGTTACACAAAAATGATCattctgtttgtgtaattataatacaacagttttattttttcccgACAGACCTAATAGACTTTATCACGGACGTGTTAATTACATTTACTTGGGCGAGGATGTTGTGCTCTACAACAACAGAAGCAGCCCCAGTTTGGGTTGTAATCATAAACTTCATCTGCAACAAAAACTCAGCATTTACACCTTTCCAAGCTCAGTGGTACATGTGTGCTATTAAACTGCATTAGGATGCTCAGCAGTAGCTTTTATAAAGGTGCTGTAAcaacatgtgttttgtgtgcagAGCAGAGCTTTGTAAATACCGAGCTGCCATTTCCTGGCACACATGGTCTCCATCATCCAGATTGGCACAGTTGGCTCCATCATGCCAATAGCCATATTTCCAAAACAAATGGCACCTGGGGATGAAGATTGAAGATAAGTGCGGTGTCAATTATCGTCTGTTTTTAACCTGACGTTTTTCCACCAGCTCCGACGTCTACACGCGGACGAGCATACAAACAAAGCCTGCTTTCTTTCTTCCCATGTTGCCGCATAATTGACATGCAGGGAAAAGCTGACATATGACATTTCACAGACACAAGGAGCAAACAGCAGATGGACCAGGCTGAGTGTGATCCATTACACAGGTCTGCAAAAACAGAACATTGTTTCAGCTGCGTGGGGGATTTTTGGtcaatttcatgttttttgggTCCTGAATCCAAAAATGATCTCCCTCCATCATGAAGttatttttttgcaaaacatgaagagtttacattaaaaaaaagcacatcagcaatgaaaatcaatattttagTACAATGAACTATGCATCATTGTTGTGATTTCTTACCTTTGgctatgaacaaaataaacctgGTTGGATGTGATCGTCTGAGCTCCTCACACCATCAAACCCACCGTACCCTCCCCCTCATTTCCTCCCTTCTATTTGTATTTCTCTCAAGTCTCACCCTTAGGAATATTACAGTAATGTAAGAAATCTTTATGGGATATGGGTTTTTGACTCAAGTACAGGATATCAGATTTCAGGTTAAAAAGGGAAATTGTACGCTTAACGACACTAAAAACACGAGTTTTGCAAGAAAACTGAACCAGATGGAAAACCTATAAGAAACAGTGATTTAACCCCCTGCAGCTTTGTGGTTGCAGACCTGTGTTATGAATGGAAATCACCCACAACAGTGTGTAAAAGGAGAGCGGTACAGGCCGAGCCAACCTCAGAGTTTGGTTGGTTTTCCTTTGGCAAAGATCATATCTGAGGAAAAGTCCACAGTATACGAAGGACCAGAATGACAGTGTCGCTCAAACAATAATCATTTGTCATATTCAGTCTTCCACAGAAGCTGTGACTTGAGTATGTTTGTGCTTGTGTAACTTGTGCTTTTTAAGGTAAATTAATAAATCAAGGCAAATATATTTCCTATGTATAACTTCTGCTTCTACATGTACCGTACTTGTTTTGCCCTGGAAAATTTGCCTTTGCTAAAGAAATAACTCTGCTGCTATAATCAACCCATTTGTGATTTTATTATGACTATTGTAGCAGACTATCTGACTATCGAGACAGTTATCGTCATAAAGAGTACTATGCAAAAGGCAAAGCTCACAATTCAACACTCCAAGCTCTAATGCTGCCTGAGGATGAGTGGGCCAGCAAAGATAATCCATGTCAGGGACCGTGGTGGATTCTGAACTCCCTGGATGCCCGAACTGTATAAATGTACACATGTACCCTTTGTACTACAAACATTACTACATCTCGACAGGGACATTCTTGAGCGTACCTATAAAAGCCAGAGGAAGTGGCACAGCTGTTTACTATGAGCAGCTGCGTTTGCAATAAGGTCACAGTGTTTATTTTGGTGGATTGATTGTGGAGCACTCACAACACAATTTGGAGCCATATTCTTTTCTGTGTGACCAACAAAGCAATTGCTGGCTCTCTGTTTGGCTGCTGTTTCCTTCTGTTCTCTTCCCAGTGCCATCAAAAACACAATATCTCACTGACATGATGTTTTGTCACATCTACTGTGTACTGTGTACTACCACTCCCTTACCTGCTGCTATTATTATATATGGATCCTTCATCAGTGTCAGCAGTGGGGTTCCCTTCTGACTCTGTGAGGAGGAGAGCATAACCACAGAGTTTATGCAGAAAGCTTGTAGAGCCACTGCCAACACAGCTGATCATTTTAGTAAACACAATCCTGATTCTTTGTTATACAAGTTTACACAGTTTAACTTAATTATATTGATATAGTTTCAAATCCCACCAACACTCATCTCTAGGTGCTTTGTAATGTACGTAATAGTTACTTCAGTTATGCAGTGCAACAGTTAGGACAAACGTTACCAACCACTGTGCCTAAAAAGTCTGTAATCAGACAGAGAATACTGCAATCACGCACCATGCTGCAATCATGACAAACACTTAAAAATAAGGTGAAtaatataaaatgaataaatgtagTGAGCCTAAGTAGCTGGCTTCAGTCTGAATAACCAGTCCATAAATTACTACTTGGGCCCAGTGGAACCAGTGGGGTTATTCTGCCTCGCTGCACGTCTCTGTGGAGCCTTAGTGACATGTCTAAAGATGTCCCTGAACATTTTAGGAGCAGCTAAGGTGACGCTTAGTAAAAGAATTCACTAATGAACTTAAGAAGATTCCACTGCTTTGCTTCCAATACTAGTTGTCTAGTTGGTTGCTATCTTCATTAATATTTTAGAACATGTGTCATCCAGAAAGGAACCAAAGTACCGTTCTCTCTTTGTTTCCTGAATGAGTCGTTGTTCAGTGTCCAGAAATGATGCACGGTGAGTCTTTAACCTCTTAAACTCCACAACTACAAACTCTGTGTCAACAATCTTGGCATCAAAATAAAGTGAATACTTGTgatttcatcacagctgtaaatATTACAGGAGATGATGGAACATTAAAAAATACGATTTTTCTGTAGTGTTGCAGAAGAAGCTGCTAACCTCAAATGAACTGAAAATGTCACATTCCTCTTTGATCCCCACATTTCCCAGCATAACGTGctgtatgatccctgtatgatccctgtatgatccctgtatgaATCCAAGTCTGATCCCTGCAtgaatccctgtatgatccctgtatgaatccctgtatgaatccctgtatgatccctgcatgaatccctgtatgaatccctgtatgatccctgcatgaatccctgtatgatccctgtatgaatccctgtatgatccctgtatgaATCCCTGTATGAATCCCTGTCTGATCCCTGCATGAATCCCTGTAtgaatccctgtatgatccctgcatgaatccctgtatgatccctgcatgaatccctgtatgatccctgtatgatccctgtatgatccctgtatgaATCCCTGTCtgatccctgtatgatccctgtatgaATCCCTGTCTGATCCCTGTATGAcccctgtatgatccctgtatgaatccctgtatgaatccctgtatgatccctgtatgatccctgtatgaATCCCTGTCTGATCCCTGCAtgaatccctgtatgatccctgcatgaatccctgtatgatccctgtatgatccctgtatgaatccctgtatgatccctgtatgatccctgtatgaATCCCTGTCTGATCCCTGCATGAATCCCTGCATGAATCCCTGCatgatccctgtatgatccctgtgTGATCCCTGCATGAATCCCTGCATGAATCCCTGTATGAATCCCTGTCtgatccctgtatgatccctgtatgaATCCCTGTCtgatccctgtatgatccctgtatgaatccctgtatgaatccctgtatgatccctgtatgatccctgtatgaATCCCTGTCTGATCCCTGCAtgaatccctgtatgatccctgcatgaatccctgtatgatccctgtatgatccctgtatgatccctgtatgaATCCCTGTCtgatccctgtatgatccctgtatgTATCCCTGTCTGATCCCTGCATGAATCCCTGCAtgaatccctgtatgatccctgtatgatccctgtatgaatccctgtatgactccctgtatgatccctgtatgatccctgtatgaatccctgtatgatccctgtatgatccGTGTATGAATCCCTGTCTGATCCCTGCATGAATCCCTGTAtgaatccctgtatgatccctgtatgatccctgtatgaATCCCTGTCTGATCCCTGCAtgaatccctgtatgatccctgtatgatccctgtatgaatccctgtatgatccctgcatgaatccctgtatgatccctgtatgatccctgcatgaatccctgtatgatccctgtatgatccctgcatgaatccctgtatgatccctgtatgatccctgtatgatccctgtatgatccctgtatgatccctgcatgaatccctgtatgatccctgtctgatccctgcatgaatccctgtatgatccctgtatgatccctgtatgaatccctgtatgactccctgtatgatccctgtatgatccctgtatgaatccctgtatgatccctgtatgatccGTGTATGAATCCCTGTCTGATCCCTGCATGAATCCCTGTAtgaatccctgtatgatccctgtatgatccctgtatgaATCCCTGTCTGATCCCTGCAtgaatccctgtatgatccctgtatgatccctgtatgaatccctgtatgatccctgcatgaatccctgtatgatccctgtatgatccctgcatgaatccctgtatgatccctgtatgatccctgcatgaatccctgtatgatccctgtatgatccctgtatgatccctgcatgaatccctgtatgaatccctgtatgatccctgtatgatccctgcatgaatccctgtatgatccctgtatgatccctgtatgaatccctgtatgatccctgtatgatccctgtatgaatccctgtatgatccctgtatgatccctgcatgatccctgcatgaatccctgtatgatccctgtatgatccctgtatgatccctgtatgaATCTCTGTATGATCCCTGCAtgaatccctgtatgatccctgcATGAATCCCTGCATGATCCCTGCAtgaatccctgtatgatccctgtatgatccctgtatgatccctgcatgaatccctgtatgaatccctgtatgatccctgtatgatccctgcatgaatccctgtatgatccctgcatgaatccctgtatgatccctgcatgaatccctgtatgaatccctgtatgatccctgtatgatccctgcatgaatccctgcatgaatccctgtatgatccctgtatgatccctgtatgatccctgtatgatccctgtatgatccctgcatgaatccctgtatgatccctgtatgatccctgtatgatccctgtatgaatccctgtatgatgcctgcatgaatccctgtatgaatccctgtatgaatccctgtatgatccctgtatgatccctgtatgatccctgcatgaatccctgtatgatccctgtatgatccctgcatgaatccctgtatgatccctgtatgatccctgcatgaatccctgtatgatccctgtatgatccctgcatgaatccctgtatgatccctgcatgaatccctgtatgatccctgtatgatcccCGCATGAATCCCCGTAtgaatccctgtatgatccctgtatgatccctgtatgaATCCCTGTCTGATCCCTGCAtgaatccctgtatgatccctgtctgatccctgcatgaatccctgtatgatccctgtatgatccctgcatgaatccctgtatgatccctgtatgaATCCCTGTCTGATCCCTGCAtgaatccctgtatgatccctgtctgatccctgcatgaatccctgtatgatccctgtatgttccctgcatgaatccctgtatgatccctgtatgatccctgtatgatccctgcatgaatccctgtatgaatccctgtatgatccctgtatgatccctgcatgaatccctgtatgatccctgcatgaatccctgtatgaatccctgtatgatccctgtatgatccctgtatgatccctgcatgaatccctgtatgatccctgtatgatccctgcatgaatccctgtatgatccctgcATGAATCCCTGCATGATCCCTGCAtgaatccctgtatgatccctgtatgatccctgtatgatccctgcatgaatccctgtatgaatccctgtatgatccctgtatgatccctgcatgaatccctgtatgaatccctgtatgatccctgtatgatccctgcatgaatccctgcatgaatccctgtatgatccctgtatgatccctgtatgatccctgtatgatccctgcatgaatccctgtatgatccctgtatgatccctgtatgatccctgtatgaatccctgtatgatgcctgcatgaatccctgtatgaatccctgtatgatccctgtatgatccctgtatgatccctgtatgatccctgcatgaatccctgtatgatccctgtatgatccctgcatgaatccctgtatgatccctgcatgaatccctgtatgatccctgtatgatccccgcatgaatccctgtatgaatccctgtatgatccctgtatgatccctgtatgaATCCCTGTCTGATCCCTGCAtgaatccctgtatgatccctgtatgatccctgcatgaatccctgtatgatccctgtatgttccctgcatgaatccctgtatgatccctgtatgGATGCATGCACTTTCTTTGTGATTCCAGGACTGAGCCACACGTTTCCCTTTCTCGACCTCTGCAGTGAGGAAAACtgcatttcttttgtgttttcttttttgtcatcaGAAAAAACTTAAATTGTAATTTTATAGACATATGATGACATAAGAGATCGTTACCATCCATTCGTGGCTAAAGGTGGAAGTGGACATGAGGCTCCTGGacattttttacagtaaaagaaGGTTCCATAAACATAATTAAAATAACGTATTCTGATTATGGCCCTGTGTGTATGCACACAGTCTGAACATGCATGTCCACAGGGTGGAGCAGGTGTTATGTTGCGTGTCTCGCAGCTTCTCTGTTCTCACTCCATGCTGTGTATTTACTGAAATAGTCTTTAGCACGTTCTGCAGCTGTAAAGGTCATCTTAATGAAGGCAGATCGTTTACAGGAAATGAGTTATCAAAGTAGGGACACTCACCTCTGGTGTCACCTTGGTGGGCTGAAGAATAAAAAGCTGCAGAGCTGTGAAGACAGTGGAGTGATGTAAATCTCTATCAGAGATTAGCAGGCACGACTTAGTTTGGATACAAAGAAGCAACACAACTATACCTCCATCAAACATAGCCAAGAATGCCAAAATAAGGAAAGGAGCTGTCTTCCCAACAAACTCATACATCACGCTGCCAAATGGGGGTCCAACTGTGAAGAAAAGGCTGAATGGTGAGTAATGGACAAATCCACAGTGCACTCAGGATGCCACAAAGCTCAGGCTGTGTCtgcttatttctttatttcctgtGTAGAAATGACAGCTTCACTGTTGTCATCAATTATGTATGCATCAGTAGAAGCTGCAGCATGGACAGTTCATCAGTTCACATGTGAATGCAACACTGTAGCAATTCTCAGACAAAGCAGACTTTATATGTGTTTTCATTGTGCTATCATTTATTTGGAGTTTTATGTAAAGATCCAGTGAATATTTCAGACTTGGTCATCTTTACAGAGTAACTGAGAAGCTACACACATACCTAACACTCCTAATGCCAAACCTCCCAAGGCAATGCCAATGGCATGACCTCTCTCCTCATCATCTGTGTACACACTGGCGAGCATTCCCATccctgaaaaacacacagttgtATGGATCAGGAGATGGAAATTCagaacagacagaaaaagatcAGAACGTGTTTGTTTCAGCAGGAGCGCTGCAGGCCAATGTGTGCGACACGCAACATACAGGCCATTGTACTGTTGCTCTATAAGAGCAGGaaacaacagctgctcagtGACTCACAatagaaatacaaaaacaaatgaaactcGAGTTGTTGGGCACAGATCTGTTGGAGCGCTGAGCGCACATCAGATTATAACttcatcatttgttttatgtcaTCTTCCAGTTTAATCTAGTTTATTATCAAGTCAATGATGATCTGTTCTCACACCCAAACAAGTAGATGTTGCAGATATGCTTCAGGCCTTCAAACAGAAAGTTTCCTATAAATCCATAATGGGATGATGATTTTAAATAGAGAGGCTCTACACAATGAATGAATGTTAATCCATTCACATATATAGAACAGTGAATATTTAAAGATTGATGAGGAGATCATACCGGCCACAGATGAGCAGGACGAACCCACGCCTTGAAGCGATCTGGCCAGAAACAGCAGAGCGTAGCTCGATGAGAAGGCAAACACTTCACAACAggacaacaacacaaacaaagaacCATCAGACATGATGCAAAACTGCTGCTTCTCATCATGAACATCTGTTTGCTGGAACTTACTGATAGTAGAGATGAACATTATACAGAAGCCAGCAAATATGGGAAGCTGGTAACCTATCCTGAAGGGACACAGAGGATAAAAGGCAGACATTAGAAATGTCCAACATAAGTCTTTATCTTTAGCTTAGAAAAGAGACATTTATAATAACATCAGTGGAAGATGACTCAGTCACAGCTGCAGAAATTcataagaataaataaagaaagcatTGGTTTGATGGATAGTTATTAAATGAGTGAGAGTGTGGTCCAAAACAGCACGTAGCACAATAATGTAATATCATTAATAAACTTGATAGATAGCAAAGGATTTGACAAACCATAAGGTACTTTTGCATGTGGCGTTCTCTTTTAAATGTTAGCCTGTTAACCAAAACAGTGGAGGAAGATTAAAAGGCTGAAAGCTGCCATCCACATCAAAACAAAATCATAGCTTAGATACCTGACATGCTTGACTGGCCTTGTATTGTCCTCCATCAGCAGAGAAGGTGACTAAGAAGCCGTAATAGGACCATATTCTTTGCTTCAATTACAGCATATGTGGGTGTCTGTATGAGACACTAAATGTTGCCTTTCAGGTGGAGTTACGCTTTTCCCTCAACGTCTAATTCACCGTTTGGAAAATGTTCTCTCACCATCAGCAGGATTTCAAATCATTCAGGACCGTTCAAATGTGGTTTTCACCAACATGATAACATCTTACATGTCTCAGGTCATGTGTTTTATTCAGGTTCAGTTTAGTCACACCCCACGGTGGACTCTCACGTCGACAGCCGATGGATGGTTGAGCCATGGACATTTATGAAACCTTGTCTAATTTTAATGAAATAGTGACAACAGCTAATCTAACTCCATCAGTTACTCTGTAACCATGCAACAGAAATCTGGTTGAAGGCTGAAAACCAGGACAAGGCTGGActgtaaaataaagtaaaactagGACTTCACTCTGTAGAGTCTACACGAACGGATTTATCTTATCTGAAATCTGAACTCAAGGGAGCTAGTAAAACGCCAGTTAGTACAGCAGACTGTTGTACTAACAGGTGTAAGCTGAGTTTGAGTTTTAGGCACAGTCACCTCATGTTTCACCAAGCAGCAATAATGCAGTGATAATGTTAGATAATCTTTGCTTCTGACACTTATGTTCTAAGACATAAGCTTAATACTAGAGTTTGGTTCCTTCATCATGTATAACATCTGCAACAGTGGAAGCTGGAAATCCTCAACCATGGCACTGACTGCACTTTACATTAATATCTTTCTCCCACAATATAAAAAAGGTCATTTtaaaagaatttattttaattcttcaagaatctaaaaaatattttaaaaagcggGTTTTTAATGTAGGCCTTTGAATATTCAAGTGTTCAAGTGAAGTGACTGATTCACTGTGGAGCTACCCATGTATGAACAATCAGACACACACGTGCAGAAACGTATAATCAGGAATTCTGCTCTATTTAGTTCAGTCGGACGGCTGTAGCTGACACGGCACCATCAAAGACACGTCGACCTCACGCGTTCACCATGTTTTCCTACCAAGAACTTAAAATGGGAGTCTGCTCCTTCTCTCGTCTTAGATAAGACCATAAGTGGAATTCTACATTGTCCTCTCTTGACACAAATTTGAACCAAAATGTTGCCTCAGGCAAGCAGGAAGCCTCTACAGTCTGACAGGAAGCCAGTCCTACTGTCATCCTGTCAGACTGTCTTCACTAATCATTTCCTTtcactgggctggtttcagtcattatgcaaatgtgctgtttataagattgaaacctgcagtcagctgagactgaagaagtcacttggatgacgacgaaacgtttctcccacaaaacgctacgtccagatgaacagaatcaacttttggagatttacttacctggatgattgagaatgcatcaagacgtttccTTTggttattttctgtcttttttaaaaatgtttttgcaacaTGTTATAGAATCTCTACTCTGTTACTCTTTTCGTTGCTTTGGATCTTTTCTTGAATCTTCACAGTATTACCTCAGTCAGCTTATGTGATTCTGATACACATGCATTTAAAACATTGCGTTCTCCCAGAAATCCATCGTCATGCTGTTTCCCTGAGTAttgtttgtcatttaaatgaaagATAGAAAAAACCATTGACCTGACAGAATACACATAGATTGTACTTTAAGATGACAAACATGTAGGATCTAATTTAACTGTGCAAGAGATGCAAGAACTTTGAGTATTTTTTGAATGAATATTTGGCATGCTTCTACAAAAGTGACAAGACGCGTAATGCCTCCTAAATCTAAGGTGATCAGCTGAATGACTACCGTATACATtgacaaagaaacacagagTAATTACAAAGACCTACCTGTTTGTGATTGGCCCTACAAACGGGTTGGTAATCAGTTGCACGGTGGCCTTGGAAGCAAACAGCATTCCTACTTTGACATTTTCATTAATCAGCTTGTTGGTGGACCGGGGGCAGTCGGTTGAGTTTGGTGGGAGCTGTGTACCAGTAGGGGTCAGAGGGAGCAGGTCAGTAGTCCTAGCTGTGGTGTTGAACCCAGACAACCTAACAGTGTTATCGTATAAGGACACAATGCTTTGGAAGGATGCTGGAGAATCCTGCTTCGGTGCCGTGTTGTTCTTAAGCACGTCTGTCGACTCATCCAGAGTGTACAGGTAGCTGGGAATGATGGGAACTGGTGGGtataaagaggagagagagaaccAATATACTGAAATCTGACATGAAAGGCTGACTAATGCTAATCCAGACTTCATTGCAACGTATGACAACAGAGAAGAAAGTTAAGAGTGATTTCTGTAGGAACTGTACAAACCTCAAACTCTCAGTGCTTCGGCTGACACCCTCGAgagtttattgttttacatttggaAAAACGCTCCAAATATGAATACATGTAaccatttttacatttacaaacaaaacaaagcaataatCCTGCTTTCTAACAAGGGGAAAATCCTGTGGTTGCAAAGAGACACTGGATAGAGAAGACGGTCAAATGATTTGATCTGAGTAACAGTTTCCTGATGTGTAAACTATGGTccccattaaaataaaaaagaatgatAAAGCAGATTATACTATTACTGTGTGATTGAGAAGCTGCCAGCCAGCTCGTGCATTCACAGTGGTGCAAGCTAACCACATCCATCTTTTGTATACAGTCTATGTTTGAACAGATTGGCAGATGCAAATTAGCCATTAAAAaccatacaaacaaacagctgtcatacTCAGAGCACTAAATATTTACACATGAATTAATGAGGATCAACTACATCCTGCATGCTGTGCACAAGCTGGCCTGGTGTCACCTTCTTTCTGCTCTCCTCTCTTTCACTCACCGTGCATTTATGCCGCTCTTAAATGTCATTAACTTTGTGTCTCCTCTCTCCTGCGGGCTCTGCTTTGTCCCTCTATATCTTACTGTGGGTCGTAGCTCTGACGCTGCACATTCTGATTATCAGTCTCTGGTTTATTGGCTCCACCAAGCATCAGCCTTATTGTTGCATTGTTAATTTTTCTCAGTGTTCATCTTCCTCATCCTGTTAAAAATATACTTTGGCTTGGAGTAAACTGGGTGTGTCCATTTACacgcatttattgtttttacacatattcgtaaatatgtttatttatttcttatctGTATGTATTTTGCTTTCGTGACTGTTCTTCATAAACTGGACCTCGTATTTAAATCGTTTTGACTCTGACCTGTTGTATCTTGTTGggacttcctggttaaataacgattaaattaaattaaaatgacagaCCAAAAATCGAGCTTTGCTATTAAATTCATAAAACGTGAAAATGTGCTCATAGAGGCttttatccatttttttccTGCACTTAT
The Pelmatolapia mariae isolate MD_Pm_ZW linkage group LG13, Pm_UMD_F_2, whole genome shotgun sequence DNA segment above includes these coding regions:
- the slc18a2 gene encoding synaptic vesicular amine transporter, which encodes MGGLDALRQFNLLKWLREERQSRKLILFIVFVALLLDNMLLTVVVPIIPSYLYTLDESTDVLKNNTAPKQDSPASFQSIVSLYDNTVRLSGFNTTARTTDLLPLTPTGTQLPPNSTDCPRSTNKLINENVKVGMLFASKATVQLITNPFVGPITNRIGYQLPIFAGFCIMFISTIMFAFSSSYALLFLARSLQGVGSSCSSVAGMGMLASVYTDDEERGHAIGIALGGLALGVLVGPPFGSVMYEFVGKTAPFLILAFLAMFDGALQLFILQPTKVTPESQKGTPLLTLMKDPYIIIAAGAICFGNMAIGMMEPTVPIWMMETMCARKWQLGVAFLPASISYLIGTNIFGTFAHKMGRWLCALIGMVVVGISVICVPFARDIYGLILPNFGVGFAIGMVDSSMMPIMGYLVDLRHVSVYGSVYAIADVAFCLGFAIGPSIGGSIAESIGFPWLMTIIGIVDIIFAPLCIFLRNPPGQEEKIAILMDTNCSMKTRSYSTQGAYYQGEDMDPEYDDYD